Proteins found in one Streptomyces sp. CB09001 genomic segment:
- the crgA gene encoding cell division protein CrgA yields the protein MPKSRIRKKADYTPPPSKQATSIKLTSRGWVAPVMLAMFVLGLAWIVLFYVTDGSLPIDSLGNWNIVVGFGFIAAGFGVSTQWK from the coding sequence GTGCCGAAGTCACGTATCCGCAAGAAGGCCGATTACACGCCGCCGCCCTCGAAGCAGGCGACCAGCATCAAGCTGACCAGCCGCGGCTGGGTGGCGCCGGTCATGCTGGCCATGTTCGTCCTCGGCCTGGCCTGGATCGTCCTCTTCTACGTCACCGACGGTTCCCTGCCGATCGACTCGCTGGGCAACTGGAACATCGTGGTGGGCTTCGGCTTCATCGCCGCGGGGTTCGGCGTCTCGACGCAGTGGAAGTAG
- a CDS encoding DUF881 domain-containing protein, whose protein sequence is MSNSADSPGTGSSPVRRRRFRPVRVLTAAVFALAGLIFFTSFNTAKGTNIRTDSSLLKLSDLIHERSRENGDLEESNGTLREDVESLAERDDGRTKSEDDKLAALEEKAGTQQLKGEAITVTLDDAPPDATAKLPGYPEPQPDYLVIHQQDLQAVVNALWQGGAEGIKVMDQRLISTSAVRCVGNTLILQGRVYSPPYKIQAVGDPERLKKALAKAPAIQNYMVYVNVYGLGWKVEDDGRVTLPGYSGTADLHYAQPVD, encoded by the coding sequence TTGAGCAATTCTGCCGACTCCCCCGGGACGGGATCCAGCCCTGTCCGCCGGCGCCGTTTCCGGCCCGTGCGGGTGCTCACGGCGGCCGTCTTCGCACTCGCGGGACTTATCTTCTTCACCAGCTTCAATACCGCGAAGGGCACCAATATCCGGACGGACTCCTCTTTGCTCAAGTTGTCCGATCTCATCCATGAGCGCAGCCGGGAGAACGGCGACCTGGAGGAGTCCAACGGGACCCTGCGCGAGGACGTCGAATCACTCGCCGAGCGCGACGACGGCCGTACGAAGTCGGAGGACGACAAGCTGGCGGCGCTGGAGGAGAAGGCGGGTACGCAGCAGCTGAAGGGCGAGGCGATCACCGTCACGCTCGACGACGCCCCGCCGGACGCCACCGCGAAGCTCCCCGGCTACCCGGAGCCGCAGCCCGACTACCTGGTCATCCACCAGCAGGACCTCCAGGCCGTGGTGAACGCGCTGTGGCAGGGCGGTGCCGAGGGCATCAAGGTCATGGACCAGCGGCTGATCTCCACCAGCGCGGTGCGCTGCGTCGGCAACACGCTGATCCTCCAGGGCCGCGTCTACTCACCGCCGTACAAGATCCAGGCGGTCGGCGACCCGGAGCGGCTGAAGAAGGCGCTGGCGAAGGCGCCGGCGATCCAGAACTACATGGTGTACGTCAACGTGTACGGGCTCGGCTGGAAGGTCGAGGACGACGGCCGGGTGACCCTGCCGGGCTACTCCGGCACGGCCGACCTGCACTATGCCCAGCCTGTGGATTAG
- a CDS encoding restriction endonuclease, producing the protein MISETVLLESPALRSSVRDRTDVLDRVKALSLLPDGMHVTTAMVATYFCVTTDAIRQLKARHREELSSSGLRTLQGPALAQFKRDVLSRYPGGHPQPRSSLTLYSRRSVLNVAMLLRDSEVARQVRTYLLDTEYLARRQPVENPAPADTSALDARIDQRITHILGRTVVPMFNALIETSSDHQRELIALRTGVQRIEKRLRQHNARLQRLEGPREDRPLAGVMASMDAMNGREFEEHVALLLRRDGCTDVLVRGGSRDRGIDITALTADGRTLVVQCKRFAPHLSITSPEIQKFIGAAKVLHSSELALFVATCPFTRDAQNLAVESGITAVHRGLLEEWSAGAPLNVLQ; encoded by the coding sequence ATGATCAGCGAGACCGTCCTGCTCGAATCACCGGCCCTACGCAGCAGCGTGCGCGACCGCACGGACGTACTCGACCGCGTCAAAGCACTGTCCTTGCTGCCGGACGGCATGCACGTAACGACGGCAATGGTAGCGACGTACTTCTGCGTCACCACTGACGCCATCCGTCAGCTCAAGGCACGGCACCGTGAGGAACTGTCGAGCAGCGGGCTGCGCACTCTCCAAGGCCCTGCGCTCGCTCAATTCAAGCGTGACGTCCTGTCACGCTATCCGGGAGGTCATCCACAGCCCCGGTCAAGCCTCACCCTCTACTCCCGTCGTTCCGTCCTCAACGTCGCCATGCTTCTCCGGGACAGCGAAGTCGCACGTCAGGTGCGCACCTACCTCCTGGACACGGAGTACCTGGCCCGCAGGCAGCCTGTGGAAAACCCGGCCCCTGCAGACACCTCCGCCCTCGACGCCCGCATCGACCAGCGCATCACCCACATTCTCGGCCGGACGGTCGTACCGATGTTCAATGCCTTGATCGAAACGTCCAGCGATCACCAACGAGAGCTCATCGCTCTCCGGACGGGAGTCCAGCGCATCGAGAAGCGGCTCCGGCAACACAACGCCCGGCTGCAACGGCTGGAAGGCCCGCGGGAAGACCGTCCACTCGCCGGGGTCATGGCCTCCATGGACGCCATGAACGGCCGCGAGTTCGAGGAGCATGTGGCCCTACTGCTCCGCCGTGACGGATGCACCGACGTTCTCGTGCGCGGTGGCAGCAGGGACCGAGGTATCGACATCACTGCGCTCACCGCCGACGGGCGAACGCTCGTCGTCCAGTGCAAGAGGTTCGCGCCGCACCTCAGCATCACCAGTCCCGAGATCCAGAAGTTCATCGGGGCCGCCAAGGTCCTGCACAGCTCCGAGCTCGCCCTGTTCGTCGCGACTTGCCCATTCACACGTGACGCCCAGAACCTCGCCGTCGAGAGCGGCATCACCGCCGTGCACCGCGGACTCCTGGAAGAGTGGAGCGCCGGTGCACCACTGAACGTCTTGCAATAG
- a CDS encoding aminodeoxychorismate/anthranilate synthase component II, whose product MSARILVVDNYDSFVFNLVQYLYQLGAECEVLRNDEVSTAHAQDGFDGVLLSPGPGTPEQAGVCVEMVRHCAATGVPVFGVCLGMQSMQVAYGGVVDRAPELLHGKTSPVEHTGRGVFAGLPSPFTATRYHSLAAEPATVPAELEVTARTPDGIVMGLRHRELLVEGVQFHPESVLTEHGHRMLANWLVECGDQDAVARSAGLAPVVGRATA is encoded by the coding sequence GTGAGCGCGCGCATCCTCGTCGTCGACAACTACGACAGCTTCGTCTTCAACCTCGTCCAGTACCTCTACCAACTCGGCGCCGAGTGCGAGGTGCTGCGCAACGACGAGGTGTCGACGGCGCACGCCCAGGACGGCTTCGACGGCGTGCTGCTGTCGCCGGGCCCGGGCACGCCGGAGCAGGCCGGGGTGTGCGTCGAGATGGTGCGGCACTGCGCGGCCACCGGTGTGCCGGTCTTCGGTGTGTGCCTGGGCATGCAGTCGATGCAGGTGGCGTACGGCGGTGTGGTGGACCGCGCGCCGGAGCTGCTGCACGGCAAGACCTCGCCGGTGGAGCACACCGGCCGGGGCGTCTTCGCGGGGCTGCCCTCGCCGTTCACGGCGACGCGGTACCACTCGCTGGCGGCGGAGCCGGCCACGGTGCCGGCCGAGCTGGAGGTGACGGCCCGTACGCCCGACGGGATCGTGATGGGCCTGCGCCACCGGGAACTGCTCGTCGAGGGCGTGCAGTTCCACCCGGAGTCGGTGCTGACCGAGCACGGGCACCGGATGCTGGCCAACTGGCTGGTGGAGTGCGGCGACCAGGACGCGGTGGCGAGGTCGGCGGGGCTCGCCCCGGTGGTGGGCAGGGCCACGGCGTGA
- a CDS encoding isoprenyl transferase yields the protein MRAKVRAALDALYMKRLVRELEGRPRPQHIGIMLDGNRRWAKMSGIDDPREGYRAGGAKVLDFLRWCDSAQIEHVTLFMLSDDNLARPEEQLNPLIDIIAEVVEQLAAPGNPWPVEAVGALDLLPAESAGRLKTATAATQGRKGGTKVDVAVGYGGRREIVDAVRSALTEHSSQGGDIDEFIETFTMEHISKHLYSKTRSESDLIIRTSGEQRLSGFLLWQSAYAEVHFCETYWPDFREIDFLRALRSYSLRERRYGR from the coding sequence ATGCGGGCGAAGGTACGGGCCGCTCTTGATGCGCTCTATATGAAGCGGCTGGTCAGAGAGCTGGAAGGACGCCCACGCCCCCAGCACATCGGCATCATGCTCGACGGCAACCGCCGGTGGGCCAAGATGTCGGGCATCGACGACCCCCGAGAGGGCTACCGGGCCGGCGGCGCCAAGGTGCTGGACTTCCTGCGCTGGTGCGACTCCGCGCAGATCGAACACGTCACCCTCTTCATGCTCTCCGACGACAACCTTGCCCGCCCCGAGGAGCAGCTGAACCCCCTCATCGACATCATCGCCGAGGTCGTCGAGCAACTGGCCGCGCCGGGCAACCCCTGGCCCGTCGAAGCCGTCGGCGCCCTGGACCTGCTGCCCGCGGAGTCCGCCGGCCGCCTCAAGACCGCCACCGCCGCCACCCAGGGCCGCAAGGGCGGCACCAAGGTCGATGTCGCCGTGGGCTACGGCGGCAGACGCGAGATCGTCGACGCCGTGCGCTCCGCCCTGACCGAGCACAGCTCCCAGGGCGGCGACATCGACGAGTTCATCGAGACCTTCACCATGGAGCACATCTCCAAGCACCTGTACTCCAAGACACGGTCCGAGTCCGACCTCATCATCCGCACCTCCGGCGAACAGCGGCTCTCCGGATTCCTGCTCTGGCAGTCCGCCTACGCCGAGGTCCACTTCTGCGAAACGTACTGGCCGGACTTCCGGGAGATCGACTTCCTGCGCGCCCTGCGCTCCTACTCCCTGCGGGAACGCCGCTACGGCCGCTGA
- a CDS encoding DNA-binding protein: protein MDAAQQEATARARELQRNWYGEPLGALFRRLIDDLGLNQARLAGVLGLSAPMLSQLMSGQRAKIGNPAVVQRVQLLQDLAGQVADGSVSAAEATERMDEIKKSQGGSVLSNTTTTTSSSGAPTVKRVVREIQSLLRSVSAAGDIIDAADSLSSSHPELAEFLRVYGAGRTSDAVAHYQSHQN, encoded by the coding sequence ATGGACGCCGCACAGCAGGAAGCCACCGCAAGAGCGCGGGAACTGCAGCGGAACTGGTACGGGGAGCCGCTGGGGGCGCTCTTCCGCAGGCTTATCGACGATCTCGGTCTCAACCAGGCTCGTCTCGCGGGGGTGCTGGGGCTGTCCGCGCCGATGCTGTCGCAGCTGATGAGCGGCCAGCGGGCGAAGATCGGCAATCCCGCGGTGGTCCAGCGGGTACAGCTGCTGCAGGACCTGGCTGGGCAGGTCGCCGACGGCAGTGTGAGCGCGGCCGAGGCCACGGAGCGCATGGACGAGATCAAGAAGTCGCAGGGGGGCTCGGTGCTCAGCAACACCACGACGACCACGAGTAGTTCGGGTGCGCCCACGGTCAAGCGGGTGGTCCGGGAGATCCAGTCGCTGCTGCGGTCGGTGTCGGCCGCCGGGGACATCATCGACGCGGCGGACTCGCTCTCCTCCTCGCATCCGGAGCTGGCGGAGTTCCTGCGGGTGTACGGCGCGGGCCGCACCTCGGACGCGGTCGCGCACTACCAGTCCCACCAGAACTGA
- a CDS encoding rhomboid family intramembrane serine protease, translating to MDHAAAGRPDAQSLPGCYRHPDRETGIRCTRCERPICPDCMVNASVGFHCPDCAAGRTPGATGPAPSASRPRTLAGGTVAADPHLVTKILIGINVAVFIAVQALPSSFLSDMVLIGRWPPAPFVPTEGVAEGEWYRLVTTMFTHEEIWHIGFNMISLWFLGGPLEAALGRARYLALYLVSGLAGSVLAYLLASPTTATLGASGAIFGLFGATAALVRRLNADMRPVVILLVISLIFTFTRSNISWQAHVGGLVAGAVIGYAMLHAPRERRTLVQYGTCALVLLVVVGLTLLRSAQLT from the coding sequence ATGGACCACGCGGCCGCCGGCCGACCGGATGCCCAGAGCCTGCCCGGTTGCTATCGCCACCCGGACCGCGAGACCGGCATCCGCTGCACCCGCTGCGAGCGCCCCATCTGCCCGGACTGCATGGTCAACGCATCCGTCGGCTTCCACTGCCCCGACTGCGCCGCCGGCCGCACACCGGGAGCCACCGGCCCGGCCCCGAGTGCCTCCCGGCCCCGCACCCTCGCGGGCGGCACCGTCGCTGCCGACCCCCACCTCGTCACCAAGATCCTGATCGGGATCAACGTGGCGGTGTTCATCGCCGTCCAGGCGCTCCCGTCGTCCTTCCTCAGCGACATGGTGCTCATCGGACGCTGGCCCCCCGCCCCCTTCGTCCCGACCGAGGGCGTCGCGGAGGGCGAGTGGTACCGGCTGGTGACCACGATGTTCACCCACGAGGAAATCTGGCACATCGGCTTCAACATGATCAGCCTCTGGTTCCTCGGCGGCCCTCTGGAAGCCGCCCTCGGCAGAGCCCGCTACCTCGCGCTCTACCTCGTCTCCGGCCTCGCCGGCAGCGTGCTCGCCTACCTGCTGGCCTCGCCCACCACCGCCACCCTCGGCGCCTCCGGCGCGATCTTCGGCCTCTTCGGCGCCACCGCCGCCCTCGTGCGCCGGCTCAACGCCGACATGCGGCCGGTCGTCATCCTGCTGGTGATCAGCCTCATCTTCACCTTCACCCGGAGCAACATCTCCTGGCAGGCCCACGTCGGCGGCCTCGTCGCGGGTGCCGTGATCGGCTACGCCATGCTCCACGCGCCCCGTGAGCGGCGCACGCTCGTCCAGTACGGCACCTGTGCGCTGGTCCTCCTGGTCGTCGTCGGCCTGACCCTGCTGAGGTCGGCCCAGCTCACCTGA
- a CDS encoding class E sortase encodes MTALRPERDSGTAGDQGSSYGQPYGDSGAFGEQYRPPLPDDETVALRVPEPPVRRTAAGSGSVAASDGDGPVGGGRAARRKAAKRRHGRRGAPRGQAPEEEAEQAPKAPLSRVEARRQARARKPGAAVVASRAIGEIFITTGVLMLLFVTYQLWWTNVRAHAQANQAASNLQDDWANGKRSPGSFEPGQGFALLHIPKLDVVVPIAEGISSKKVLDRGMVGHYAEDGLKTAMPDARTGNFGLAGHRNTHGEPFRYINKLEPGDPIVVETQDKYFVYKMASILPVTSPSNVSVLDPVPKQSGFKGPGRYITLTTCTPEFTSKYRMIVWGKMVEERPRSKGKPDALVS; translated from the coding sequence GTGACCGCGCTGCGCCCCGAGCGCGACTCCGGCACGGCCGGTGACCAGGGATCCTCGTACGGGCAGCCGTACGGGGATTCCGGTGCGTTCGGGGAGCAGTACCGGCCGCCGCTTCCCGACGACGAGACGGTGGCGCTGCGGGTCCCGGAGCCCCCGGTGCGCCGGACGGCCGCCGGGAGTGGCTCCGTCGCCGCTTCTGACGGGGACGGTCCCGTGGGTGGCGGTCGCGCGGCCCGCAGGAAGGCCGCGAAACGGCGTCACGGGCGCCGTGGGGCGCCCAGGGGCCAGGCTCCGGAGGAAGAGGCCGAGCAGGCCCCGAAGGCGCCTCTGTCGCGCGTGGAGGCCCGTCGGCAGGCCCGGGCGCGCAAGCCCGGGGCCGCGGTGGTCGCCAGCCGGGCGATCGGTGAGATCTTCATCACGACCGGTGTGCTGATGCTGCTGTTCGTCACCTACCAGTTGTGGTGGACGAACGTGCGGGCGCACGCGCAGGCGAACCAGGCCGCGAGCAACCTCCAGGACGACTGGGCGAACGGCAAGCGCAGTCCCGGGTCGTTCGAACCGGGCCAGGGGTTCGCGCTGCTGCACATCCCCAAGCTGGACGTGGTGGTGCCGATCGCGGAGGGCATCAGCAGCAAGAAGGTGCTGGACCGGGGCATGGTCGGGCACTACGCGGAGGACGGGCTGAAGACGGCGATGCCGGACGCGAGGACCGGCAACTTCGGGCTCGCGGGGCATCGCAACACGCACGGCGAGCCGTTCCGGTACATCAACAAGCTGGAGCCGGGCGACCCGATCGTCGTGGAGACGCAGGACAAGTACTTCGTCTACAAGATGGCGTCGATCCTGCCGGTGACCTCGCCGAGCAACGTGAGCGTGCTGGACCCGGTCCCGAAGCAGTCCGGCTTCAAGGGACCCGGCCGCTACATCACCCTCACCACCTGTACGCCGGAGTTCACGAGCAAGTACCGCATGATCGTGTGGGGCAAGATGGTCGAGGAACGGCCGCGCAGCAAGGGCAAGCCGGATGCGCTCGTCAGTTAA
- a CDS encoding peptidylprolyl isomerase produces MAAQLYATLKTSQGDIEVRLLLNHAPRTVKNFVELARGEREWTHPATGETSMARLYDGTVFHRVLSGFMIQGGDPLGNGTGDPGYQFPDEFHPDLAFDKPYLMAMANAGPGTNGSQFFITVSPTTWLNRKHTIFGEVTDTPSQKVVDTIAAARTNPRTERPLTDIVIESVVVETRNA; encoded by the coding sequence GTGGCCGCGCAGCTCTACGCCACCCTGAAGACCAGCCAAGGTGACATCGAGGTCCGGCTGCTGCTGAACCACGCACCCAGAACCGTCAAGAACTTCGTCGAGCTGGCCCGCGGCGAGCGGGAGTGGACCCACCCCGCCACCGGCGAGACATCCATGGCCAGGCTCTACGACGGCACCGTCTTCCACCGGGTCCTCAGCGGCTTCATGATCCAGGGCGGCGATCCGCTGGGCAACGGCACCGGCGACCCCGGCTACCAGTTCCCCGACGAGTTCCACCCCGACCTCGCCTTCGACAAGCCCTACCTGATGGCCATGGCCAACGCCGGCCCCGGGACCAACGGCTCGCAGTTCTTCATCACCGTCTCCCCGACGACCTGGCTCAACCGCAAACACACGATCTTCGGCGAAGTGACCGACACGCCCAGCCAGAAGGTCGTCGACACCATCGCCGCCGCCCGAACCAACCCCCGCACCGAGCGGCCCCTCACCGACATCGTCATCGAGTCGGTCGTCGTCGAGACACGGAACGCCTGA
- a CDS encoding class E sortase, giving the protein MAATTDTEHQEQAEAGGRGRRRPGRIVAQAVSVLGELLITAGLVMGLFVVYSLWWTNVVADRAADKQAEKVRDNWAQDRVGGNGPDGPGALDTKAGIGFLHVPAMGEGDVLVEKGTSMKILNDGVAGYYTDPVKATLPTSDKKGNFSLAAHRDGHGAKFHNIDKIEKGDPIVFETKDTWFVYKTYAVLPETSKYNVEVLGGIPKESGKKKAGHYITLTTCTPVYTSRYRYVVWGELVRTEKVDGDRTPPEELR; this is encoded by the coding sequence GTGGCAGCGACCACCGACACGGAGCACCAGGAGCAGGCCGAGGCGGGCGGTCGCGGGCGGCGTCGTCCCGGCCGGATCGTCGCGCAGGCGGTCAGCGTCCTGGGTGAACTGCTCATCACCGCGGGCCTGGTGATGGGCCTGTTCGTCGTGTACTCGCTGTGGTGGACGAACGTGGTCGCCGACCGCGCGGCGGACAAACAGGCCGAGAAGGTCCGTGACAACTGGGCCCAGGACCGGGTGGGCGGGAACGGCCCGGACGGTCCCGGGGCGCTGGACACCAAGGCGGGCATCGGCTTCCTGCACGTCCCGGCGATGGGCGAGGGCGACGTCCTGGTGGAGAAGGGCACGTCGATGAAGATCCTCAACGACGGCGTGGCCGGCTACTACACCGACCCGGTGAAGGCGACGCTGCCCACCTCGGACAAGAAGGGCAACTTCTCGCTCGCCGCCCACCGCGACGGGCACGGCGCCAAGTTCCACAACATCGACAAGATCGAGAAGGGTGACCCGATCGTCTTCGAGACGAAGGACACCTGGTTCGTGTACAAGACGTACGCCGTCCTGCCCGAGACCTCGAAGTACAACGTCGAGGTGCTCGGCGGCATCCCCAAGGAGTCCGGCAAGAAGAAGGCCGGCCACTACATCACCCTGACGACCTGCACCCCGGTCTACACGAGCCGCTACCGGTACGTGGTCTGGGGCGAGCTGGTCCGCACGGAGAAGGTCGACGGCGACCGGACGCCGCCGGAGGAGCTGCGGTGA
- a CDS encoding DUF5324 family protein, which yields MTRIDSVRAATGSAKDSVLHAAEVVAPYADTAKDRAAHYAQEARVRLAPKVSQATCQARLQYGTHVAPRLEQARTHVPPKMDAAAQEAAVRTRLAARQAADYSRPRIEQAVAAAGPVRDEATARGAAALAALRGQVTAKEIQRLTRRHQRRARAGRVAKVLAVVGVVAGGAFAAWKWWDKQANPDWLVEPPEATEVPESGRLTSVDGTGEALLDPEVQAKQAQEEAEGDEPR from the coding sequence GTGACCCGCATCGACAGCGTGCGCGCCGCGACCGGTTCGGCGAAGGACAGCGTGCTGCACGCCGCGGAAGTGGTGGCGCCCTACGCCGACACGGCCAAGGACAGGGCCGCTCACTATGCACAGGAGGCGCGCGTACGGCTGGCGCCCAAGGTGTCGCAGGCCACGTGCCAGGCACGCCTTCAGTACGGCACGCACGTGGCGCCGCGGCTGGAACAGGCCCGTACGCATGTGCCGCCGAAGATGGACGCGGCCGCGCAGGAGGCCGCTGTCCGTACGCGTCTGGCCGCTCGGCAGGCGGCCGACTACTCACGTCCGAGGATCGAGCAGGCGGTGGCCGCGGCCGGTCCCGTGCGCGACGAGGCCACGGCGCGCGGTGCTGCCGCGCTGGCCGCGCTGCGTGGTCAGGTCACGGCGAAGGAGATTCAGAGGCTGACGCGCAGGCATCAGCGACGGGCCCGGGCCGGCCGGGTCGCCAAGGTCCTCGCGGTGGTCGGTGTCGTCGCGGGTGGTGCCTTCGCCGCGTGGAAGTGGTGGGACAAGCAGGCCAACCCGGACTGGCTGGTGGAGCCGCCGGAGGCGACGGAGGTTCCCGAGTCGGGCCGGCTGACGTCGGTGGACGGCACGGGTGAGGCGCTCCTCGATCCCGAGGTGCAGGCCAAGCAGGCTCAGGAGGAGGCGGAGGGCGACGAGCCCCGCTGA